GAAATACCTATGTGCACATACAGTTTATTAGGTGTTTATTTGCGTTAAGATTTGTACAGACAATATTAGTAGAAATAATTATAGGATAGATAAAGATAATTAAATAatagataaatattatataAGAAGAATAGACGGAGACGAGAAAGTGCCCCTCTCTCACATTGGTTAAATCCGTACCCGTTAGGTATACCTAATCTAATCTAATTCGGTATGTGTTATACATGACTACATGAGCAATGGGTGTGTCGTGTGGATGATCATTGGGTATTGGTGTGGTGACCTAAATGATGGACCCTCCCAAATCCCCAATGGCATCCGGTCCGACTCACTGACTAGTCAGAGAGAGTGAGAAACTCGAACTCGCAACTCTTCTTGCAGCTCATCACAGCTCATCCCCGGACCCTAGCGAGAAGCCGAGAAGGCACAGTGAGAGAGAGACGAGGACGCCCCGCATGAAGATCCTGGTGGCGGTGAAGCGGGTGGTGGACTACGCCGTCAAGGTGCGCGTGAAGCCCGACCGGACGGGCGTGGAGACGACCAACGTCAAGATGTCCATGAACCCCTTCTGCGAGATCGCCGTGGAGGAGGCGCTCCGGCTCCGCGAGGTGGGCGCCGCCGCTGAGGTCGTTGCCGCCACCGTCGGTCCCGCGCAGTCTGCCGACACGCTCCGCACCGCGCTCGCCATGGGTGCCGACCGCGCCGTCCACGTCCTCCACGACCCCGACCCCTCGCGCCCGCTCCTCCCCCTCGCCGTCGCCAAGATCCTCCGCGCCGTCGCGCTCCAAGAAAAGCCCGGGCTCGTCATCCTCGGAAAGCAGGTAATTGCTCGCGCTATCTTGATTTTTCGACATATTCCGCTAATTTTGATCAAAGATAGTTGGGTAGGTGTCCTCAATTTAGTGTGGCATAGCCTGGCTTTGTGTCTATCAACAGCTACTGGGATTATATAAGGATGATAGCAAGCTTGATTAGGCATGGTGGCTCTATTGACCAGGTACAGGGACTTGCATCCTGGTAGCTTCACCTAATTGTGGGAATTATTTCTGTGATCTTAATTGATTCTTTTTAGTACAATATGACATTGAGATGGCATTTGTGGGGTTGAAAGCCATCTTTAGAGTGTTTTGGATTGAGTTTGTGCAATTTGGGTTCAGCTTGGTTACTTGAGGTCAGGATCTGTGGATGTTTGCTGGGTGTCACGTTGTTGTGTTGTGCTACTAGTTTATTGCGGAAAACTCAGGGAGGTTATTTGTAGACGACAtaactcaagtgatgaaaatggaataaTGTGCTTATGTTTCTGGGGGTAACAATAGAGTTTGTGAGGCATGTTTTCAGCTTGTTAAGAAGTCTTTTAAGAGGTGTTCGAAAGTCTCCAGtgccatatttttttaaaagagttAGCAAGTTAATCTTGGAGAATATGTGCTGATAAATGCTAGCTGGACAGGCAATTGATGATGATTGCAACCAAACAGGACAAATGCTAGCTGGATTACTTCAGTGGCCACAGGGAACCTTTGCCTCATCAGTATGTTGTTACTTCTTCTTTATTAGTTGTAATGTCACCTAAAATGAGATCACTGGAGGAATTCCTTTCATTGCATCTGCTCTTATACAGTAAATCTTATCAGGTTCTGTTCTCCAACTGTTTATCTTTTGCTATCACTCAAAATAAGGTGTGCAACTACCACAATTTGGAGAACTAACTGGTGTATTGTCAATTTTTTGTTAAAAATAGATTCTAGGAAGAACTTTTAAGTGGTTGCAATTTTCAAATCCTTAGTCAGCCTCACTTAACTTCCTAGACtattgttttttccttttctgcACCAGCATTCGGCTTCCGCTTTGTTGGTCAAACAACGTGGAGCTACATAGGAGGAAATTGTTCAATTAGTTGCCGCCTCTAGAGTAGCCAAAAAAATTCTCGATTGTCTCCTTGATCCCATTGTACTCAGTCGTCCTAAACTCCCTTTTGTTCATTATTGGATTTTTATAGCCCTGTTTTCAAGTTTTGTTCAACACATAATTGTATTAAATGTGTCGTTTTAATTTTGCAGGTTATATTGGACAAGGAGAAACAAAAAGCTACTGTGGAGAGAGAGGTCGATGGTGGAATCGAAACCATCTGCCTTAATTTACCAGCAGTGATCACGTAGGGTTCTATAACACATATACCTCTGCATAGTTTCACAGGCTACATTTAGCATACCTAAGGGTGACTTGGTGTTCACCTATCACATCTTTCAGTTAGTTGTGTTTCCATTTCCTATATTGTTTGAACCATGCTTCGGTCTTTGTTGCAGCACGGATTTGAGACTGAACCAGCCAAGATATGCTACACTACCAAACATAATGAAGGCTAAATCCAAAGTTATTAAGAAAGTCACCCCTGAAGAGCTCAATGTAGACATTAGATCAGACATGGAGGTCATTCTGGTTAATGAGCCACCAAAAAGGAAAGCAGGGGTAATTCTTTCATCTGTCAACGAACTACTTGACAAGTTGAAAAATGAAGCGCGCGTCTTGTAACAATTGTATATTATTCACCATTGAATATGGCCTGACGTTCATGTATGTAAGTTCAAAtaaatgtcttctcaaatgcTCATACCATTTGCAAATAAAAAGGAGGAACTGTTTCCGAAAACCAATGAAGATGCTAGTTCGGAAATATTTACCTGCTGCATTAGATCCAACAGCAGTTGTCTTAAACGTTTGCCAGCTGAATTAGCTCCTACAGTAGTTGTACTCACATAT
This genomic window from Phragmites australis chromosome 7, lpPhrAust1.1, whole genome shotgun sequence contains:
- the LOC133923943 gene encoding electron transfer flavoprotein subunit beta, mitochondrial isoform X1, encoding MKILVAVKRVVDYAVKVRVKPDRTGVETTNVKMSMNPFCEIAVEEALRLREVGAAAEVVAATVGPAQSADTLRTALAMGADRAVHVLHDPDPSRPLLPLAVAKILRAVALQEKPGLVILGKQAIDDDCNQTGQMLAGLLQWPQGTFASSVILDKEKQKATVEREVDGGIETICLNLPAVITTDLRLNQPRYATLPNIMKAKSKVIKKVTPEELNVDIRSDMEVILVNEPPKRKAGVILSSVNELLDKLKNEARVL
- the LOC133923943 gene encoding electron transfer flavoprotein subunit beta, mitochondrial isoform X2; the encoded protein is MKILVAVKRVVDYAVKVRVKPDRTGVETTNVKMSMNPFCEIAVEEALRLREVGAAAEVVAATVGPAQSADTLRTALAMGADRAVHVLHDPDPSRPLLPLAVAKILRAVALQEKPGLVILGKQVILDKEKQKATVEREVDGGIETICLNLPAVITTDLRLNQPRYATLPNIMKAKSKVIKKVTPEELNVDIRSDMEVILVNEPPKRKAGVILSSVNELLDKLKNEARVL